AGATGCCGTTGGCGACGCCGGGAATGGCCTTGTCGAGATCGGCGTCGGGCATGACGATGACCGGCGACTTGCCGCCGAGCTCGAGCGTCAGCCGCTTCAGATTGTCTGCCGCCGCCCGCACGATGATCTTGCCCACCTCGGTCGAGCCGGTGAACGAGATCTTGTCGACGTCCCGATGGGCCGCGATCGCCGCGCCTGCGTCTTCGCCGAAGCCGGTCACGATGTTGACGACGCCGGCGGGAAAGCCCGCTTCCTCGATCAGCTCGCCAAGCCGCAGCGCCGTGAGAGGCGTCTGCTCCGCCGGCTTCAGGACCATGGTGCAGCCCGCCGCCAAGCTAGGCGCCAACTTGCCCACGGCCGATGCGATCGGGGCATTCCACGCCACGATGTGCCCGACCACCCCCACCGGCTCGCGCACGGTGTAGCCGAGCCACTCGCCCGGCAGCGACATCGGCGGCGTCTCGCCATTGATCTTCGTCGCCCAGCCGGCGTTGTAGCGTAGGCGTTCCGCGGCGAACGGCACGTCCATCCCCAGCGAGACACGCAACGGCTTGCCGTTGTCGAGCGTCTCCAGGACCGCCAGTTCCTCCCGGTGCAGATCCACCAGTTCGGCCAGACGCCACATCATCGCCGCGCGCTGCGCCGGGGTGATCTTCCGCCATGGGCCTTCGAAAGCCTTGCGCGCGGCCGCAACGGCGCGGTCGATGTCCGCTTCCGTTCCGCGCGGAACGGCGCACAGCACCGAACCGTCGGATGGATCGAGCGTGTCGAAGCTCCCACCATTCTCCGCCTCGACCCAGCGGCCGTCGATCATCATCTTCTTGGGCCGCGCGATCCACGCGCGGGCCTTGTCTATGGCGAGGGAGGTTACCTGCATATTCATGGCTGCTCTTCCGGTCGGCTGCTTGCGGACTGACGGCCCCAGAGGCTGTCGAGATACTGGTAGACACGCGTGAGATCGGTATCGCCCATCGCCTCCAGGGCATCCCCCAGTACACGGGCGAAGTGCCGCGGCGTGGTCTCTCCGAAGCCCACGGCCTCCGCGGTCTCGGCCGCGATCCGCGCATCCTTCGTCGCCAGCGCCAGGCTGAAATTGTGTGCAAACCGCTGGGACAGGATCTGTTGCGCCAGCACGATCTCGGTCGAGAGATTCTTCGCATAGGAGACGTTGAGGATCTCGACCATTGTCTC
The Mesorhizobium australicum genome window above contains:
- a CDS encoding aldehyde dehydrogenase family protein encodes the protein MNMQVTSLAIDKARAWIARPKKMMIDGRWVEAENGGSFDTLDPSDGSVLCAVPRGTEADIDRAVAAARKAFEGPWRKITPAQRAAMMWRLAELVDLHREELAVLETLDNGKPLRVSLGMDVPFAAERLRYNAGWATKINGETPPMSLPGEWLGYTVREPVGVVGHIVAWNAPIASAVGKLAPSLAAGCTMVLKPAEQTPLTALRLGELIEEAGFPAGVVNIVTGFGEDAGAAIAAHRDVDKISFTGSTEVGKIIVRAAADNLKRLTLELGGKSPVIVMPDADLDKAIPGVANGIFFNSGQVCTAGSRLFAHASVFDDLVKGVAERARALKVGAGLDPATEIGPLVSDVQQDRVAGYIRSGLSDGAEAIVGGRTVDRPGYFVEPTILGGTRRDMAVRREEIFGPVLCAVSFDDATLDALAAEANDTSYGLAANVFTSNLSAAHKLASRIRAGTVKINGGGLDQGLPAGGFKQSGWGREYGREGVEIYTEIKSVLVSL